The following proteins come from a genomic window of Bactrocera tryoni isolate S06 chromosome 1, CSIRO_BtryS06_freeze2, whole genome shotgun sequence:
- the LOC120778557 gene encoding protein UBASH3A homolog isoform X2 has product MAQLPPRKNLTPTRISKQHLSPLQTLLQMGFTKHRAEKALAATGNRGVQIASDWLLAHVNDSTLDENCPREYILYACPTGSFLHQLEEFWNQSRIMCGWNGAHNYVPHITLVSFFKAPDESSLHLSKALKQVVDMSGPLLDRPLKLEPYLSQNFMGFFVAEDDANYMKRLSLQYVKEVSNSTISLEPHVKSLHLTLAYQFPQNQFNSLKTLVESLNATSASNWELRLYSRDPRLTTKQVHKVVYPHSPHEIDELELRIGDYIYLNTDAVDNSSDGWAEGISWLTGSVGYLPVNYTERTAESDAWTLHRVVQLSKSTTPSLISAEEIDIVDGHSISIDPDEREKRLHHQNVIVALSHELIEGTSFNEESENSVEKYLRKTLKPCLDLPLVQGNHNSMPNSSQLSQPQHIQHQSECILQQETPSFEISSPHTMEVAKKRRDMEIMVEPISISTPRADDTLSINSDRSNEVTSLEASPNKSRRLYIMRHGERVDFTFGTWIPYCFDEFNNYVRKDLNMPKRLPRRQRCPDGWQNDSPLTNIGLYQAKLTGEALLECNARIDHVYCSPAYRCVQTCMSTLEGLHLRNKFKVKLEPGLFEWMAWYPDGVPDWMSKSELLDADYNIDASYQPFISNTKLNECVKETTEQFYTRNYETLRKIIETTKGNILIVAHATTLDTCTRQLIGAEPRTTNELRQVIHKIPYCSLGAVEEMENGIWKLVEPECLPVTHSKNPRFEWNVLTAT; this is encoded by the exons ATGGCTCAACTCCCGCCGCGAAAGAACCTGACACCAACTAGAATTTCAAAGCAGCACTTATCACCGTTGCAGACGTTACTGCAAATGGGTTTTACCAAACACAGAGC agAAAAAGCATTGGCAGCAACTGGTAATCGAGGTGTTCAAATCGCATCTGATTGGCTGCTTGCGCATGTTAATGATTCAACTTTGGATGAAAATTGTCCGCGAGAATATATTCTGTACGCATGCCCTACTGGCTCATTTTTACATCAACTGGAggaattttggaaccaatcacGGATAATGTGTGGTTGGAATGGTGCTCATAATTATGTGCCACATATCACATTGGTTTCATTTTTTaag GCTCCTGACGAAAGTTCATTGCATCTATCTAAAGCCTTGAAACAAGTAGTTGATATGAGTGGACCACTTCTAGATCGTCCATTGAAATTAGAGCCTTATTTGAGTCAAAATTTTATGGGATTTTTTGTAGCCGAGGATGACGCAAACTATATGAAACGACTTTCATTACAATATGTTAAGGAGGTTTCCAATTCAA cAATATCTTTGGAGCCGCACGTAAAATCACTACATCTTACCTTAGCATATCAGTTTCCGCAGAATCAATTTAATTCACTGAAAACCTTAGTGGAATCACTCAATGCAACTTCTGCCTCAAATTGGGAGCTGCGTCTGTATTCGCGCGACCCACGACTAACCACAAAACAA GTGCACAAAGTGGTGTATCCTCATAGCCCCCATGAGATCGATGAATTGGAGTTGCGCATCGgtgattatatttatttgaacacGGATGCTGTAGACAATTCCAGCGATGGCTGGGCAGAGGGTATTTCCTGGCTAACGGGAAGTGTTGGTTACTTGCCTGTGAATTACACTGAACGAACCGCTGAATCAGACGCGTGGACACTTCACCGCGTTGTACAGTTATCTAAATCAACGACCCCATCTTTAATATCGGCTGAAGAAATTGACATTGTGGATGGTCACAGCATTTCTATTGATCCCGACGAACGTGAGAAACGTTTGCATCATCAAA ATGTGATAGTTGCCTTGTCGCATGAATTAATTGAGGGCACTTCTTTTAATGAGGAATCCGAGAACAGTGTGGAAAAATACTTACGTAAAACATTAAAACCTTGTTTAGATTTGCCACTTGTACAAGGCAATCATAATTCAATGCCCAACAGTAGTCAACTATCACAACCGCAACATATACAACATCAGTCGGAATGCATTTTACAACAAGAAACGCCCAGCTTCGAAATTAGTTCGCCACACACAATGGAAGTGGCAAAGAAGCGAAGAGACATGGAAATAATGGTTGAGCCGATTAGTATTTCAACGCCACGTGCAGATGACACGCTTAGTAtaaattccgatcgttcaaatGAAGTTACAAGCCTTGAGGCATCGCCGAACAAGAGTCGTAGATTATATATAATGCGACATGGTGAACGTGTTGATTTTACCTTCGGTACTTGGATACCTTATTGTTTCGATGAATTCAACAATTATGTGCGCAAAGATTTAAATATGCCCAAGAGATTACCACGAAG GCAAAGATGTCCAGACGGTTGGCAAAATGATTCACCGCTCACAAACATTGGACTTTATCAAGCGAAATTGACGGGTGAAGCGTTACTTGAATGCAATGCTCGCATCGACCATGTTTACTGCTCTCCAGCTTATCGCTGTGTTCAAACATGTATGAGTACATTAGAAG GTTTACACTTGCGTaacaaatttaaagttaaacTAGAACCAGGTTTGTTTGAATGGATGGCTTGGTATCCAGATGGTGTGCCAGATTGGATGAGTAAGTCAGAGCTGCTAGATGCTGATTACAACATAGATGCAAGTTATCAACCTTTCATTTCTAACACTAAATTGAATGAGTGCGTCAAGGAAACCACAGAACAGTTTTATACTCGTAATTATGAAACTTTGCGAAAAATCATTGAAACTACAA aGGGAAACATTTTAATAGTGGCACATGCAACTACCCTTGACACGTGTACACGACAATTAATTGGTGCCGAACCACGTACTACAAATGAATTGCGCCAAGTGATACATAAAATACCATACTGCAGTTTAGGCGCTGTCGAGGAGATGGAGAACGGTATCTGGAAATTGGTTGAACCGGAATGTTTACCGGTGACACATTCGAAAAATCCTCGATTTGAATGGAATGTTCTTACTGCCACATAG
- the LOC120778557 gene encoding protein UBASH3A homolog isoform X1, protein MAQLPPRKNLTPTRISKQHLSPLQTLLQMGFTKHRAEKALAATGNRGVQIASDWLLAHVNDSTLDENCPREYILYACPTGSFLHQLEEFWNQSRIMCGWNGAHNYVPHITLVSFFKAPDESSLHLSKALKQVVDMSGPLLDRPLKLEPYLSQNFMGFFVAEDDANYMKRLSLQYVKEVSNSIISDTYEQLDAIVACFPWCGAVSSGTRCIPRSSRSISLEPHVKSLHLTLAYQFPQNQFNSLKTLVESLNATSASNWELRLYSRDPRLTTKQVHKVVYPHSPHEIDELELRIGDYIYLNTDAVDNSSDGWAEGISWLTGSVGYLPVNYTERTAESDAWTLHRVVQLSKSTTPSLISAEEIDIVDGHSISIDPDEREKRLHHQNVIVALSHELIEGTSFNEESENSVEKYLRKTLKPCLDLPLVQGNHNSMPNSSQLSQPQHIQHQSECILQQETPSFEISSPHTMEVAKKRRDMEIMVEPISISTPRADDTLSINSDRSNEVTSLEASPNKSRRLYIMRHGERVDFTFGTWIPYCFDEFNNYVRKDLNMPKRLPRRQRCPDGWQNDSPLTNIGLYQAKLTGEALLECNARIDHVYCSPAYRCVQTCMSTLEGLHLRNKFKVKLEPGLFEWMAWYPDGVPDWMSKSELLDADYNIDASYQPFISNTKLNECVKETTEQFYTRNYETLRKIIETTKGNILIVAHATTLDTCTRQLIGAEPRTTNELRQVIHKIPYCSLGAVEEMENGIWKLVEPECLPVTHSKNPRFEWNVLTAT, encoded by the exons ATGGCTCAACTCCCGCCGCGAAAGAACCTGACACCAACTAGAATTTCAAAGCAGCACTTATCACCGTTGCAGACGTTACTGCAAATGGGTTTTACCAAACACAGAGC agAAAAAGCATTGGCAGCAACTGGTAATCGAGGTGTTCAAATCGCATCTGATTGGCTGCTTGCGCATGTTAATGATTCAACTTTGGATGAAAATTGTCCGCGAGAATATATTCTGTACGCATGCCCTACTGGCTCATTTTTACATCAACTGGAggaattttggaaccaatcacGGATAATGTGTGGTTGGAATGGTGCTCATAATTATGTGCCACATATCACATTGGTTTCATTTTTTaag GCTCCTGACGAAAGTTCATTGCATCTATCTAAAGCCTTGAAACAAGTAGTTGATATGAGTGGACCACTTCTAGATCGTCCATTGAAATTAGAGCCTTATTTGAGTCAAAATTTTATGGGATTTTTTGTAGCCGAGGATGACGCAAACTATATGAAACGACTTTCATTACAATATGTTAAGGAGGTTTCCAATTCAA TCATAAGCGATACATACGAGCAGCTTGATGCAATAGTTGCTTGTTTCCCATGGTGCGGAGCTGTTTCATCTGGTACACGTTGTATACCGCGTAGTAGTCGAT cAATATCTTTGGAGCCGCACGTAAAATCACTACATCTTACCTTAGCATATCAGTTTCCGCAGAATCAATTTAATTCACTGAAAACCTTAGTGGAATCACTCAATGCAACTTCTGCCTCAAATTGGGAGCTGCGTCTGTATTCGCGCGACCCACGACTAACCACAAAACAA GTGCACAAAGTGGTGTATCCTCATAGCCCCCATGAGATCGATGAATTGGAGTTGCGCATCGgtgattatatttatttgaacacGGATGCTGTAGACAATTCCAGCGATGGCTGGGCAGAGGGTATTTCCTGGCTAACGGGAAGTGTTGGTTACTTGCCTGTGAATTACACTGAACGAACCGCTGAATCAGACGCGTGGACACTTCACCGCGTTGTACAGTTATCTAAATCAACGACCCCATCTTTAATATCGGCTGAAGAAATTGACATTGTGGATGGTCACAGCATTTCTATTGATCCCGACGAACGTGAGAAACGTTTGCATCATCAAA ATGTGATAGTTGCCTTGTCGCATGAATTAATTGAGGGCACTTCTTTTAATGAGGAATCCGAGAACAGTGTGGAAAAATACTTACGTAAAACATTAAAACCTTGTTTAGATTTGCCACTTGTACAAGGCAATCATAATTCAATGCCCAACAGTAGTCAACTATCACAACCGCAACATATACAACATCAGTCGGAATGCATTTTACAACAAGAAACGCCCAGCTTCGAAATTAGTTCGCCACACACAATGGAAGTGGCAAAGAAGCGAAGAGACATGGAAATAATGGTTGAGCCGATTAGTATTTCAACGCCACGTGCAGATGACACGCTTAGTAtaaattccgatcgttcaaatGAAGTTACAAGCCTTGAGGCATCGCCGAACAAGAGTCGTAGATTATATATAATGCGACATGGTGAACGTGTTGATTTTACCTTCGGTACTTGGATACCTTATTGTTTCGATGAATTCAACAATTATGTGCGCAAAGATTTAAATATGCCCAAGAGATTACCACGAAG GCAAAGATGTCCAGACGGTTGGCAAAATGATTCACCGCTCACAAACATTGGACTTTATCAAGCGAAATTGACGGGTGAAGCGTTACTTGAATGCAATGCTCGCATCGACCATGTTTACTGCTCTCCAGCTTATCGCTGTGTTCAAACATGTATGAGTACATTAGAAG GTTTACACTTGCGTaacaaatttaaagttaaacTAGAACCAGGTTTGTTTGAATGGATGGCTTGGTATCCAGATGGTGTGCCAGATTGGATGAGTAAGTCAGAGCTGCTAGATGCTGATTACAACATAGATGCAAGTTATCAACCTTTCATTTCTAACACTAAATTGAATGAGTGCGTCAAGGAAACCACAGAACAGTTTTATACTCGTAATTATGAAACTTTGCGAAAAATCATTGAAACTACAA aGGGAAACATTTTAATAGTGGCACATGCAACTACCCTTGACACGTGTACACGACAATTAATTGGTGCCGAACCACGTACTACAAATGAATTGCGCCAAGTGATACATAAAATACCATACTGCAGTTTAGGCGCTGTCGAGGAGATGGAGAACGGTATCTGGAAATTGGTTGAACCGGAATGTTTACCGGTGACACATTCGAAAAATCCTCGATTTGAATGGAATGTTCTTACTGCCACATAG
- the LOC120778557 gene encoding protein UBASH3A homolog isoform X3, with the protein MLRRFPIQVHKVVYPHSPHEIDELELRIGDYIYLNTDAVDNSSDGWAEGISWLTGSVGYLPVNYTERTAESDAWTLHRVVQLSKSTTPSLISAEEIDIVDGHSISIDPDEREKRLHHQNVIVALSHELIEGTSFNEESENSVEKYLRKTLKPCLDLPLVQGNHNSMPNSSQLSQPQHIQHQSECILQQETPSFEISSPHTMEVAKKRRDMEIMVEPISISTPRADDTLSINSDRSNEVTSLEASPNKSRRLYIMRHGERVDFTFGTWIPYCFDEFNNYVRKDLNMPKRLPRRQRCPDGWQNDSPLTNIGLYQAKLTGEALLECNARIDHVYCSPAYRCVQTCMSTLEGLHLRNKFKVKLEPGLFEWMAWYPDGVPDWMSKSELLDADYNIDASYQPFISNTKLNECVKETTEQFYTRNYETLRKIIETTKGNILIVAHATTLDTCTRQLIGAEPRTTNELRQVIHKIPYCSLGAVEEMENGIWKLVEPECLPVTHSKNPRFEWNVLTAT; encoded by the exons ATGTTAAGGAGGTTTCCAATTCAA GTGCACAAAGTGGTGTATCCTCATAGCCCCCATGAGATCGATGAATTGGAGTTGCGCATCGgtgattatatttatttgaacacGGATGCTGTAGACAATTCCAGCGATGGCTGGGCAGAGGGTATTTCCTGGCTAACGGGAAGTGTTGGTTACTTGCCTGTGAATTACACTGAACGAACCGCTGAATCAGACGCGTGGACACTTCACCGCGTTGTACAGTTATCTAAATCAACGACCCCATCTTTAATATCGGCTGAAGAAATTGACATTGTGGATGGTCACAGCATTTCTATTGATCCCGACGAACGTGAGAAACGTTTGCATCATCAAA ATGTGATAGTTGCCTTGTCGCATGAATTAATTGAGGGCACTTCTTTTAATGAGGAATCCGAGAACAGTGTGGAAAAATACTTACGTAAAACATTAAAACCTTGTTTAGATTTGCCACTTGTACAAGGCAATCATAATTCAATGCCCAACAGTAGTCAACTATCACAACCGCAACATATACAACATCAGTCGGAATGCATTTTACAACAAGAAACGCCCAGCTTCGAAATTAGTTCGCCACACACAATGGAAGTGGCAAAGAAGCGAAGAGACATGGAAATAATGGTTGAGCCGATTAGTATTTCAACGCCACGTGCAGATGACACGCTTAGTAtaaattccgatcgttcaaatGAAGTTACAAGCCTTGAGGCATCGCCGAACAAGAGTCGTAGATTATATATAATGCGACATGGTGAACGTGTTGATTTTACCTTCGGTACTTGGATACCTTATTGTTTCGATGAATTCAACAATTATGTGCGCAAAGATTTAAATATGCCCAAGAGATTACCACGAAG GCAAAGATGTCCAGACGGTTGGCAAAATGATTCACCGCTCACAAACATTGGACTTTATCAAGCGAAATTGACGGGTGAAGCGTTACTTGAATGCAATGCTCGCATCGACCATGTTTACTGCTCTCCAGCTTATCGCTGTGTTCAAACATGTATGAGTACATTAGAAG GTTTACACTTGCGTaacaaatttaaagttaaacTAGAACCAGGTTTGTTTGAATGGATGGCTTGGTATCCAGATGGTGTGCCAGATTGGATGAGTAAGTCAGAGCTGCTAGATGCTGATTACAACATAGATGCAAGTTATCAACCTTTCATTTCTAACACTAAATTGAATGAGTGCGTCAAGGAAACCACAGAACAGTTTTATACTCGTAATTATGAAACTTTGCGAAAAATCATTGAAACTACAA aGGGAAACATTTTAATAGTGGCACATGCAACTACCCTTGACACGTGTACACGACAATTAATTGGTGCCGAACCACGTACTACAAATGAATTGCGCCAAGTGATACATAAAATACCATACTGCAGTTTAGGCGCTGTCGAGGAGATGGAGAACGGTATCTGGAAATTGGTTGAACCGGAATGTTTACCGGTGACACATTCGAAAAATCCTCGATTTGAATGGAATGTTCTTACTGCCACATAG
- the LOC120782622 gene encoding uncharacterized protein LOC120782622, which produces MEWTRERTLTLINEYRKRRGLWDMTHDDYRKKDIKQNLLMEVSNSLGGSISVNEIEKKFHTLRTQYHREINRMNRKEPYNSKWFGFKNLQFLSSPMARRLSRGRIKNEITEDGTVTPKYIIRDSNTHHDSSGSSVNLNNNVNEEFLIHQKSAIAIEPISNSKHYRNTSRSRALEKLIEETTKDIDEADDKQKMTITMEQQCYNNEMQVEDQMNSHRINAEGDEEQLEAIQLQEEEEEITYTSSTGADGCDISHNQQTISTRIIKAQHNNSCNDQEIEYEDEADPSHEDKRVFYGSTGQQNSVPITSTPSAGTHPTNILLNSKIKISSQQKQHLPGRNLDKPTNPNSGPQVFHTSGHIRDEYTTYGEYVSNEMRNITNREVLLGLKHKINTALFEAQMAELRN; this is translated from the coding sequence ATGGAATGGACGCGAGAAAGAACACTTACACTTATTAATGAATACCGTAAAAGACGAGGTCTATGGGATATGACACATGATGATTATAGGAAAAAGGATATTAAACAGAATCTTCTGATGGAAGTGAGTAATAGTCTTGGTGGAAGCATATCCGTTAACGAGATCGAAAAGAAATTCCACACTTTGCGTACTCAATACCATCGCGAAATAAATCGAATGAATCGTAAAGAGCCCTACAACTCCAAATGGTTTGGTTTCAAGAACTTGCAGTTTTTAAGTTCTCCAATGGCGCGACGGCTCTCGAGAGGacgtattaaaaatgaaattacgGAAGATGGGACAGTGACaccaaaatatattataagagATTCGAATACTCATCACGATAGCAGTGGAAGTTCTGTGAACTTGAATAACAATGtaaatgaagaatttttaatacatcAAAAGTCTGCTATTGCGATAGAGCCCATAAGCAACTCTAAACATTACCGTAATACCAGTCGATCACGCGCATTAGAAAAGTTAATTGAAGAAACTACCAAAGATATTGATGAAGCTGATGATAAGCAAAAAATGACTATTACAATGGAGCAGCAATGTTATAACAATGAAATGCAAGTTGAAGACCAAATGAATAGTCATAGAATAAACGCAGAAGGAGATGAAGAACAATTGGAAGCTATTCAATTAcaggaggaagaggaagaaatCACATACACATCTTCGACAGGAGCTGATGGCTGTGATATTTCTCATAATCAGCAAACAATATCTACACGTATTATAAAAGCTCAACATAATAATTCATGCAATGACCAAGAGATTGAATATGAAGATGAAGCTGACCCGTCACATGAGGATAAACGTGTTTTCTATGGCAGCACAGGACAACAAAATTCCGTGCCTATAACATCCACGCCTTCTGCAGGTACACATCCAACAAACATATTGTTAAATTCCAAAATCAAAATCAGCAGTCAACAAAAGCAACATTTGCCAGGACGAAATCTGGATAAACCAACCAATCCGAATTCTGGACCGCAAGTATTTCATACATCAGGTCATATACGCGACGAATATACTACTTATGGCGAATATGTATCTAATGAAATGCGTAACATAACGAATCGTGAAGTGTTATTAGGccttaaacataaaataaatactgcTCTTTTCGAAGCGCAAATGGCTGAACTAcggaattaa